CGCGTTATGACTTTACGGCCTTGCTCACCTTCTTTTGACAAACGCTGTACTGGTTCAAAAACAACCGTCAACAGTTGCAGAATAATAGAGGCACTGATATAGGGCATGATCCCCAGTGCGAAAACCGTCATGCGCTGCAAAGCGCCACCGGTAAACGCACTGACCATCCCAAGAAGTGTACCTTGAGTGCCTTCAAAAAAACTCGCTAAAACCTGACCATTGACACCCGGAGTCGGGACATGACAACCCACCCGATAAACTGCAAGCATCATCAAAGTAAACAGGATACGTTGGCGCAGTTCCGCAATGCGGAAGATATTTTGAAGACTTTTAAGCAATGTTAGATTTCCTCGATCTGTCCGCCAGCTGCCTCAATTTTGGCAACTGCAGATTTGCTGAATTTCTGAGCTTTGACTGTCAGAGACTTGGTCAACTCACCATCGCCGAGAATTTTAACCCCATCTTTAGCAGCCTTGATCAGACCTGCCTTGATCAGAGCTTCTGCATCAACGACGGAACCAGCTTCGAGAGTGTCCAGATCGCGCAAATTAACCAGTGCATACACTTTGCGGTCCAACGGAGTGAAACCACGCTTTGGCAGACGACGCTGCAGCGGCATCTGACCGCCTTCAAAACCAGGCTTAACACCTCCACCGGAACGAGCATTTTGGCCTTTGTGACCACGTGCAGCTGTTTTTCCGGTACCGGAGCCAGGACCGCGGCCAATACGCTTTCTATTTTTAACGGATCCCGCTGCGGGACTCAAATTACTCAAATCCATTTTTTAATTCCTATCTAGGCTTCCTCAACAACGACCATGTGACCGACCTTATTGATCATGCCACGAATCTCAGGAGTATCCTTCAAAACAACGGTTTTATTGAGTTTAGTCAGGCCAAGCCCCTTGAGTACTTTAGTAAAATACTCAGGACGGCCAATGCCACTCTTCTTCAGCGTTACTTTAATTTCATTTGCCATCTGATCTCTCCAACTCGAAACGCTTATGCTGTCAGGCCACGACGGGCTTTAATCTCGTCTGCACTTTTCAGTTGCTTCAGAGCATCCATCGTTGCTTTAACAACATTATGAGGGTTATTCGAGCCCAGGCATTTGGACAGAATATCACCTACACCAGCAGCTTCAAGCACGGCACGAGCCGGTCCACCGGCGATAACACCGGTACCTTTCGAAGCAGGTTTCAACAACACGCTTCCAGCACCAAAATTGCCCAAAACATCAAAAGGGATGGTCCGATCGTCCAAGGGAACCTGAATCATGTTCTTCTTGGCCTTCTCAACCCCTTTGCGAATTGCTTCGGGAACTTCTTTTGCTTTGCCATGGCCGAAACCTACCTGGCCATTACCGTCGCCAACAACAACAAGTGCGGAAAAACTAAAACGCCGTCCACCCTTGACTACTTTGGCACAACGATTGATGTGAATCACACGATCAATCATTTCTGTTTCATTTTGCTCATTGCGATGCAAAGGACCCTCCTATTCTCTTAAAACACCAGGCCGGCTTCACGAGCTGAATCAGCCAGGGCCTTTACACGGCCGTGATAGACATAACCATTGCGATCAAAAACAACCTCTTTAATATCTTTTTCGAGAGCCATTTTTGCAATCGCTTCGCCGACAGCTTTTGCTGCCGCAACATTACCAGTATAATTCAGACCATCTGCAACAGATTGATTCTGAGACGATACCGACACCAGTGAAGTACCTGTTGTATCTTCGATGATTTGTGCATAAATGTGTTTTGCACTACGAAAAACGCACAGCCGGGGACGTGCAGCGGTACCAACCACTTTACGACGCACACGTGCTTGCCGTCTTTTTCTCGATTGTGCTCTTGAAATTACGCCAGCCACTTTAAATCTCCCGTGTTAATTTAATTACTTACCAGCCTTACCGGCTTTACGCAGGATACGCTCATCCGCGTACTTGATCCCCTTACCTTTATAAGGCTCAGGACCACGGAATGAACGAATCTTAGCGGCTGTTGCACCAACCAGCTCTTTATCGATCCCGCTTACGGTCAACTTGGTTTGTTTTTCTACTTCTACAGAAATACCGTCCGGCAGCGGATACTCGATAGGATGTGAATAACCGAGAGCCAGATTCAATGTACTGCCCTTGACATCCGCACGATACCCGACACCGTTAATTTCGAGAACCTTG
The Desulfuromonas acetoxidans DSM 684 DNA segment above includes these coding regions:
- the rpsE gene encoding 30S ribosomal protein S5, whose amino-acid sequence is MIDRVIHINRCAKVVKGGRRFSFSALVVVGDGNGQVGFGHGKAKEVPEAIRKGVEKAKKNMIQVPLDDRTIPFDVLGNFGAGSVLLKPASKGTGVIAGGPARAVLEAAGVGDILSKCLGSNNPHNVVKATMDALKQLKSADEIKARRGLTA
- the rplR gene encoding 50S ribosomal protein L18 translates to MAGVISRAQSRKRRQARVRRKVVGTAARPRLCVFRSAKHIYAQIIEDTTGTSLVSVSSQNQSVADGLNYTGNVAAAKAVGEAIAKMALEKDIKEVVFDRNGYVYHGRVKALADSAREAGLVF
- the rplF gene encoding 50S ribosomal protein L6, which produces DTINVEPVKTARRDTAMQGLYRSLIFNMVEGVTNGFSKVLEINGVGYRADVKGSTLNLALGYSHPIEYPLPDGISVEVEKQTKLTVSGIDKELVGATAAKIRSFRGPEPYKGKGIKYADERILRKAGKAGK
- the rpmD gene encoding 50S ribosomal protein L30, with translation MANEIKVTLKKSGIGRPEYFTKVLKGLGLTKLNKTVVLKDTPEIRGMINKVGHMVVVEEA
- the rplO gene encoding 50S ribosomal protein L15, which codes for MDLSNLSPAAGSVKNRKRIGRGPGSGTGKTAARGHKGQNARSGGGVKPGFEGGQMPLQRRLPKRGFTPLDRKVYALVNLRDLDTLEAGSVVDAEALIKAGLIKAAKDGVKILGDGELTKSLTVKAQKFSKSAVAKIEAAGGQIEEI